ATGAGATGgagatatttttaatatattattattattattattgttattctttttattctttaatataTGATGGGTGGGCTGTCAATCCCaggaggcaccagagaaagacAATTTACAGGTGGAACGCAGACTTTTTTGTCGTCcacaaaattataagaaaaacatgacaaaataataataataattgtgaaAATGGAAATGAAGTAGGTCCCAATTTACACACTAATTCTTTTTGTTATACAATACaaccataaaattaaaatttaaaaatcaatttaccTACAGATTATATAAATTtggttattttaatttcttatttaatgAAACGAAAAATCTTCGGATGAACAATTATTAAAAAAGCAAgagaaatatttaataaaaaatgtttattgtggtaaatataattaatatttactgtttaaataaataagattatttaatgagatatattaaacattttagtcaagtgtttttataatattcattaaGACATCATTTATCTAAACTTAGATTGAAATATAGTTTAATACCTCTTCcattattatttataagaaCCAGTTGCTTAATTCATCAGGGTTAAAAATTGTTCACaataaatatgtattaattttttaaaattattcttatcggtaatattttaatatttttttgtaatatttacaAATACgcggtgttttttttttataaaaaatggtGACACCTGGGCGTGTCTTAACGAAAAACTCTCCGTGGGGCATTTGGGTTTCGCGGAAGGCTCGCACTTGCTCACTCTCAGTCAGTTCTCTCCAAACCAAATACTACTAAAATTCACCCTAAATGCACTTCAAATAAATTCCAAACCCAAATGCATTCTCTCTTGTTTGGTAGCTAGCTTTACGTGTTTATccccttttctctttctttttctctccaGTTCTACCTTCCAAACCAAATCAATTTCAATTCCCCAAACCCCAAAGCCCAATCACCACTCATCAATCACTAACATCAACAACTAGCGTTAGCGAGTGGATGAATCTCTGGACGGACGATAATTCCTCTGTTATGGAGGCTTTCATGTCTTCCCCCGATCTCTCATCCATATGGCCACCTCCGGCGCCGCCGCAATCCGCCGCCGTCTTCAACCAGGACACGCTCCAGCACCGCCTCCAGGCTCTCATCGAGGGCGCCAGAGAGAGCTGGACCTACGCCATCTTCTGGCAGCACTCCTACGACTATTCCGGCTCCGCTCTCCTCGGCTGGGGCGACGGTTACTACAAAGGCGACGATGACAAAGCCAAGGCCAAGGCCAAAGCTAAAGCCACCTCCGCCGCCGAGCAGGACCACCGCAAGAAGGTCCTCCGCGAGCTCAACTCCCTCATCTCCGGCTCTTCCGCCGCTTCCTCCGACGACGTAGACGAGGAGGTAACTGACACCGAGTGGTTCTTCCTCGTCTCCATGACTCAGTCCTTCGTCAACGGCGCCGGCTTGCCCGGCCAGGCCTTCTTCAACTCCAACCCCGTCTGGGTCATCGGAGGCGACCGCCTCTCCACCTCCCCCTGCGAGAGAGCCCGCCAGGGACAAGTCTTCGGCCTCCAAACCCTAGTCTGCATACCGTCCGCAAACGGCGTCGTTGAGCTGGGGTCTACTGAGTTAATTTACCAGAACCCGGATCTGATGAACAAGGTCAAGGTTCTCTTCAATTTTAGCAACAACAACTTCGATATGGGTTCTTCTTGGCCTGCTACCAGCGCCGATCAAGGAGAAAACGACCCCTCCACGCTCTGGCTCAACGATCCTGAAGTTAGGGATTCAATTAACACTGCCGCAGCTACCCCTTCTGTATCCGTTTCGGTTCCCCCTCATAACAGTACTCACGGAATTTCAAAGACGATGCAGTTGGAAAGTTCTATTCAAACCCCCGGTTCCAGTACCTTAACTGAAACCCCAAGCTCTATCCATGCTGTTCCACAGAACCAGAGCGTTTTCTCCAGAGAATTGAACTTCTCTGAGTACGGTTTTGACCCTAAGAGTGGCAACACTCACAATCAGCATTCCCTGAAGCCCGAATCTTGCGAGATTTTCAGCTTCAGCGACAGCAAGAGAACCTCTtacggcggcggcggcggcggtGTCAATGGTAATTCCAATTCCAATTCAAATTTCTTCTCTGGTCAATCACCGTTTGTTGCTGTTGCGGATGAGaacaacaataacaacaacGGGAAGAGACGGTCCCCGAATTCGCGAGGCAGCAACGACGATGGAATGCTTTCGTTCACCTCTCGCGCGATTCTTCCGGCAACTAATTTGAAGTCTGCCGGCGGAGGCGATTCCGATCACTCGGATCTGGAAGCGTCGGTGGTGAAGGACCCTGTGGTGGAGCCGGAGAAGCGGCCCCGGAAGAGAGGGCGGAAGCCGGCGAACGGAAGAGAGGAACCGTTGAACCACGTTGAAGCGGAGAGGCAGAGGAGGGAGAAGCTGAATCAGAGGTTCTACGCGCTTCGTGCTGTGGTTCCCAACGTGTCCAAGATGGACAAAGCGTCGCTTCTGGGTGACGCCATATCTTACATCACGGAGCTGAAGTCCAAGCTTCAAAACCTAGAATCAGATAAAGATGGATTGCAGAAGCAACTTGAAGGAGTGAAGAAGGAACTCGAGAAATCAAGCGACAACGTTTCTTCTAATCATACGAAACACGGGGGTAATAGTAACATTAAGTCGTCGAATCAGGCGTTGATTGACTTGGACATCGACGTGAAGATTATTGGGTGGGACGCGATGATAAGGATCCAATGCAGCAAGAAGAACCACCCCGCAGCGAGGTTGATGGCGGCGCTGATGGAGTTGGACTTGGACGTGCACCACGCCAGCGTATCGGTAGTTAACGATTTGATGATCCAACAAGCGACGGTGAAGATGGGGAGTAGGTTTTACACGCAGGAGCAGCTTCGTTCGGCCCTGTCGGCTAAGGTTGGGGATGTACGATGATAACGAGTCTGCACTTTGCGGCGTTGAGTTGAGTTGAGATTATATGATTTGTGTTTGTGTCATGTTAGCTAGCTAGCTAGCTCTGTGTAAGTTGTGCTACTCTGGGATATTTTAAGCCTTCCCAGTAGCTGTTtctgtaaaataataataatgtcttttctttttgggTAGTAGCTCAGTATGAATTTTGAGGTAATCAAGTTGGGAAGCTTCATGGAGTTGTAGAACCAGGTAGAGGAACAGTTCTCACCTAATCTGTGGGTGAGAGGAGTGGAGATAGCAGCTAAGTAAAATAGGGGTATTTTTATCTGTCTAGATCGTGtatatattaataatcataAATGTGAACGAACACCATGCAAGTTCTCAGTGTTATTATTCTTCAGATTATCAGTTCCACTCCCAGTCATTGCTGCCATTCCAGTTTTGGTTATTCAAATAATCATTGTTTGTTTCTGCCTTTTACAAGAGATTATAAGAGAACGCCATTCTTTTAAAAATCCCCACTTGTTTTTTGATTTTAGTTGGAGCATGCACTGCCCACTTTTTACAGGTTTTTTTTGTCTAACCATGGAAGAgaacaattttttaatcattGTTGGTATGATGGAGTTGTTGTGCTTTTGCTGTCTGATCTATCATGGGAACAGTGTGAATTTTGTGTCAATGGGTGTGATTGAGCAGATAGCTTGGTCGTCATTGGGAACCAAAATTTCTGAGCTGCTTTGAGTTGAGTTGATGTTCCTTTTAAGCCATGTGAAAAATGCTTACCAACAGAAAACAGGTCATGCTTCTCTGTCTTTATGCTAATTGGATTTGTTTTTGAGCGTCTACATCTATGCTACGTTTACAAGTTTTTGACTTGCTCGCGCTGTATTAGATCTTATCTCATTTTTCCCATCTGGTTTGCGAGTTTCCTTATCGGGTATTCTGCTAACTAATGTTCTGACCCTACTACCAACTTTGACAATGAAAATGTATTCCGACATGCATGGTAGGATTGAGGGGAATAAAAGGGTATCGAATGCTACTTTAGTCCCAAGTTGTCTATGTACGAGGCTATGACATGTATGTGTTTGTGGAATCTGAATCAGTGCTAATGCACGGGAATAGCCAGAAGTTCACCTTAAGAAAGAGACCCAAAGGGATGGCTCTTTCTATTAAGCTACATTAAAAACAACATGGAATTTCATTCGTTTACCAACTATTTCTTCTATGTTAAACTTAAATGGTTATAAATGGAGTTTACAGCAGTATGGGTGTGTACTTATACTAGCTCCACAGCTGGCCTTTTTGGCATTTCAGGAATCCTGGGATATAAGCAGAATTggataaaactatttttaagtaAAGTTTACCACTGCTACATATATATGCTAAAAGCTTTAAAGTTGCATAGTTGCTATAAGATAAGTTATTGTTCCATTCAGTAGTAATTATGGAATTCTCCACTTAAATAAGGAAATAATTTCACTACAAACTTACTTAAAACAAACGGAAGATGACACGGGCACGATTAATAGAGGCCATTAATTAATGCCTTAAATAACACACTTCACAATTTTCCCCATGTGCTAGGGTGTCCTTAACTGCTTTCAACTGTAACCTTCACAGTTCTTTCCTAATGATATTGGGATAGCTGTAAAATCCAGTTTTCCTTTTGATGACCTAAAAAAGGCAAAAGGTGTTAAATGTAAAGAAAAAGTTTTCTTTACACTGTACAGTGAAACACTTTCATTTGACAACCcaaacaataatataataatattttatattaaaaaataaattaaaatattaatttaatgaacTGTAAAGTGGATGTATTTACTGTGAAGAGCAACCATGCTTTAGCATATTGCTTTAACAACGTTGGAGCAAGACGTTTCCATCTATCTTAGACAAAACAAAACAGGCGCAGGATGCATGATACAACTAACCAACCGCTATACGTCCATCATTCCAATTATGCAGTTGGTTTGAATGGTTGGAATAACAACTCAGCAAATGATGCCTTTATGCTTTCTTcattcttataattatttttctaaaatttcttcAATCATCATGGGTTCTACCAAACTTCCAAGGTTTCAATTTCAGTCACTCTTATCAtgctaaatttaaaaaaaagaaaaaaactaggTGTAAATTTTGTATCTATAATAATAGAATGAAATTTTTGGAATGAGTCGTGCTACAAGAGAAAATAATGGGTAGAATGTTAAAAAAGGTTAATTTTGAAACATTATATTAAATTGAAGGAGTAGATAGTGGTAGCTATCAGTAGAAGAATGGACAGATAAGCTATCCTCATCGATGTTCAGTATAATACATACAAGAATACAAAAAAGTTCCCACCATTTGACtactaaattagtttttgtttcGGGATTAAAGATGAATAGACGCCATTGTCAAGCAACGACAAATTTTTATTAGCTGATGCAAAAGATTGCGTGCTCTGAGAAAATTGAGGTGCTTCGTTTTTTCCCTTGTTTTTGTTCATTTAATATGATGACATTGAAGTGGATCATATTTAATTCATGTGGGGTTCTTCTTGTTTCGTGTTGATCCAAGCTGAATGATGAACATGTTTTGAATGATTAAAATTAGTTGAATTTGGCAAGAGCAGCTCACAAGATGTTTATTATATAAAGACAGTGGTCATAAACTATGATATTACAGATAGGCCTAGGGTAGAAGATGACCATAAAATAGGGCTAAATATCTTATGATAGAAATTCAGGCACATTATTGTTTTATGTGTTTATCATCACCTATATTGCACAAAGACTAATGTTGGATTACATCACCACGAAATCTTTCAATTGTGATGACTTGATGAGAATTTGTCCCAGTATCATCTTTAAGAGTGCATGCAACCAATGGGTAGTTCCACgccaattattaaaaaattaattatcacaTGTGAG
The sequence above is a segment of the Phaseolus vulgaris cultivar G19833 chromosome 2, P. vulgaris v2.0, whole genome shotgun sequence genome. Coding sequences within it:
- the LOC137811264 gene encoding transcription factor MYC2-like — its product is MNLWTDDNSSVMEAFMSSPDLSSIWPPPAPPQSAAVFNQDTLQHRLQALIEGARESWTYAIFWQHSYDYSGSALLGWGDGYYKGDDDKAKAKAKAKATSAAEQDHRKKVLRELNSLISGSSAASSDDVDEEVTDTEWFFLVSMTQSFVNGAGLPGQAFFNSNPVWVIGGDRLSTSPCERARQGQVFGLQTLVCIPSANGVVELGSTELIYQNPDLMNKVKVLFNFSNNNFDMGSSWPATSADQGENDPSTLWLNDPEVRDSINTAAATPSVSVSVPPHNSTHGISKTMQLESSIQTPGSSTLTETPSSIHAVPQNQSVFSRELNFSEYGFDPKSGNTHNQHSLKPESCEIFSFSDSKRTSYGGGGGGVNGNSNSNSNFFSGQSPFVAVADENNNNNNGKRRSPNSRGSNDDGMLSFTSRAILPATNLKSAGGGDSDHSDLEASVVKDPVVEPEKRPRKRGRKPANGREEPLNHVEAERQRREKLNQRFYALRAVVPNVSKMDKASLLGDAISYITELKSKLQNLESDKDGLQKQLEGVKKELEKSSDNVSSNHTKHGGNSNIKSSNQALIDLDIDVKIIGWDAMIRIQCSKKNHPAARLMAALMELDLDVHHASVSVVNDLMIQQATVKMGSRFYTQEQLRSALSAKVGDVR